One part of the Osmerus mordax isolate fOsmMor3 chromosome 18, fOsmMor3.pri, whole genome shotgun sequence genome encodes these proteins:
- the rab5aa gene encoding RAB5A, member RAS oncogene family, a: MANRGGATRPNGPNAGNKICQFKLVLLGESAVGKSSLVLRFVKGQFHEFQESTIGAAFLTQTVCLDDTTVKFEIWDTAGQERYHSLAPMYYRGAQAAIVVYDITNEESFARAKTWVKELQRQASPNIVIALSGNKADLANKRAVDFQDAQSYADDNSLLFMETSAKTSMNVNEIFMAIAKRLPKSEPQAPGASSGRSRGVDLTETAQPTKAPCCSN, encoded by the exons ATGGCCAATCGGGGAGGAGCTACGAGACCCAACGGGCCCAACGCTGGGAACAAGATCTGCCAGTTTAAGCTGGTGTTGCTGGGGGAGTCAGCGGTGGGAAAGTCCAGTCTGGTTCTGCGCTTCGTCAAGGGACAGTTCCATGAGTTCCAGGAGAGCACAATAGGAg cggCCTTCCTGACCCAGACAGTGTGTCTAGACGACACGACGGTCAAGTTTGAGATCTGGGATACTGCGGGACAGGAGCGCTACCACAGCCTGGCGCCCATGTACTACAGAGGAGCGCAGGCTGCCATCGTGGTCTACGACATCACTAATGAG GAGTCGTTTGCAAGGGCCAAGACCTGGGTGAAGGAGCTGCAGAGACAAGCCAGTCCCAACATCGTCATCGCTCTTTCAGGAAACAAGGCGGATCTGGCCAATAAGAGAGCTGTGGACTTCCAG GATGCCCAATCATATGCAGATGACAACAGCCTACTCTTCATGGAGACGTCAGCCAAGACATCGATGAATGTGAACGAGATATTCATGGCCATCG CGAAAAGATTGCCCAAGAGTGAGCCACAGGCTCCTGGAGCCAGTAGTGGGCGGAGCCGAGGCGTCGACCTGACGGAAACCGCCCAGCCCACCAAGGCCCCGTGCTGCAGTAACTAA
- the kat2b gene encoding histone acetyltransferase KAT2B gives MSESAGIQQGSPAIGAAGSAPAGPGSGGTESSGTAVGSARIAVKKAQLRSSPRPKKLEKLGVYSSCKAEGACKCNGWKNQNPPPTPPRTDQNLNTVNLQDPCRSCSHTLGDHVTHLENVSEEEMNRLLGIVLDVEYLYTCVHKEEDADTKQVYFSLFKLLRKCILQMGKPMVEARESPPFEKPSIEQGVNNFVQYKFSHLPSKERQTIVELAKMFLNQINYWQLETPSQRRQRAPADDMAGYKGNYTRWLCYCNVPQFCDSLPRYETTQIFGRTLLRSVFTVMRKQLLEQARQEKDKLPPEKRTLILTHFPKFLSMLEEEVYSHSSPIWSEDFLAGSSGGQIPVHTVISAPPVARPLYYSPSPVSVDPSSCGSVSPARKTASVLDPSPGGEKRKPSEPLPHDDSKRPRIVGDIPMELINEVMATITDPGAVPETSLLSAHSARDEAARLEERRGVIEFHVIGNSLNQKPNKRILMWLVGLQNVFSHQLPRMPKEYITRLVFDPKHKTLSLIKDGRVIGGICFRMFPSQGFTEIVFCAVTSNEQVKGYGTHLMNHLKEYHIKHDILNFLTYADEYAIGYFKKQGFSKDIKVPKAKYVGYIKDYEGATLMGCELNPSIPYTEFSVIIKKQKEIIKKLIERKQAQIRKVYPGLSCFKEGVRQIPIESIPGIRETGWKPVGKGKELKDPDQLYSTLKTILQHVKSHPNAWPFMEPVKKTEAPGYYQVIRFPMDLKTMTERLKSRYYTTRKLFMADMQRIFTNCREYNPPESEYYKCANLLEKFFYTKIKEAGLIEK, from the exons ATGTCCGAGAGCGCGGGGATTCAACAGGGTTCCCCGGCCATAGGTGCGGCCGGCTCGGCTCCGGCCGGTCCAGGATCCGGAGGAACAGAGAGCTCGGGCACCGCTGTAGGATCTGCACGTATCGCCGTAAAGAAGGCGCAGCTCCGCTCCTCCCCGCGTCCAAAGAAGCTGGAAAAACTCGGAGTGTATTCGTCCTGCAAA GCTGAGGGTGCCTGTAAGTGTAATGGCTGGAAGAACCAGAACCCACCTCCAACACCGCCTCGCACGGACCAAAATCTCAACACTGTCAACCTGCAAGATCCCTGTCGAAGCTGCTCCCACACCCTGG gcgACCATGTGACCCACCTTGAGAATGtgtcagaggaggagatgaacagACTTCTCGGCATAGTCCTGGATGTGGAGTACCTCTACACCTGTGTCCACAAGGAGGAAGATGCAGACACCAAACAAGTCTACTTCTCCCTCTTCAAA CTCCTGAGGAAATGCATCCTCCAGATGGGCAAACCCATGGTGGAAGCACGAGAGAGCCCTCCCTTTGAGAAACCCAGCATCGAACAG GGTGTGAATAACTTTGTCCAGTACAAGTTCAGCCACCTCCCGTCTAAGGAGCGGCAGACCATCGTGGAGCTGGCCAAGATGTTCCTCAACCAGATCAACTACTGGCAGCTGGAGACGCCCTCGCAGAGACGCCAAAGAGCGCCCGCCGACGACATGGCCGGCTACAAAGGCAACTACACCAG GTGGCTGTGCTACTGCAACGTTCCTCAGTTCTGTGACAGTCTGCCGCGGTACGAGACCACGCAGATCTTCGGCAGGACGCTGCTGCGCTCCGTGTTCACTGTGATGAGGAAGCAGCTGCTGGAACAAGCCCGGCAGGAGAAGGACAAGCTGCCCCCTGAGAAGCGCACGCTCATCCTCACGCACTTCCCAAa ATTTCTGTCGATGCTGGAAGAAGAGGTGTACAGCCACAGCTCTCCTATCTGGAGCGAGGACTTCTTGGCTGGTTCTTCAGGAGGACAGATCCCCGTCCACACTG TGATCAGCGCGCCCCCGGTGGCCAGGCCCCTGTACTACAGCCCCAGCCCAGTGTCAGTGGACCCGTCTAGTTGTGGCAGTGTCAGTCCTGCTAGGAAGACTGCCTCTGTCCTGGATCCTAGTCCAG ggggtgagAAGCGGAAACCGTCGGAGCCCCTCCCCCACGATGACAGCAAGAGGCCCAGGATCGTGGGTGACATCCCCATGGAACTCATCAACGAAGTCATGGCAACCATCACCGACCCTGGTGCCGTACCAGAG ACCAGCCTGCTGTCGGCCCACTCAGCGAGGGACGAGGCAGCCCGCCTGGAGGAGCGGCGGGGCGTGATCGAGTTCCACGTGATCGGCAACTCGCTCAACCAGAAGCCCAACAAGAGGATCCTGATGTGGCTGGTGGGCCTCCAGAATGTCTTCTCCCACCAGCTCCCCCGCATGCCCAAGGAGTATATCACACGCCTGGTCTTCGACCC GAAGCACAAAACGTTATCGCTGATCAAAGATGGCCGTGTCATCGGAGGGATCTGCTTCCGCATGTTTCCATCGCAGGGTTTTACAGAGATTGTCTTCTGTGCTGTCACCTCCAATGAACAGGTCAAG GGGTACGGCACTCACCTAATGAACCACCTGAAGGAATACCACATCAAGCATGACATCCTCAATTTCTTGACTTATGCAGACGAGTACGCCATTGGCTACTTCAAGAAGCAG GGGTTCTCGAAAGATATCAAGGTCCCAAAGGCCAAGTATGTCGGCTACATTAAGGACTATGAGGGCGCCACTCTGATGGGCTGTGAGCTGAACCCAAGCATCCCCTACACAGAGTTCTCTGTCATCAtcaagaaacagaaagag atcaTTAAGAAGCTGATAGAGAGGAAACAGGCTCAGATCAGAAAGGTCTACCCTGGACTTTCCTGTTTTAAGGAAGGAGTTAGGCAGATTCCTATCGAGAGCATTCCTGGGATAC GTGAAACTGGCTGGAAACCTGTAGGCAAAGG GAAGGAGCTTAAAGACCCAGACCAACTGTATAGCACCCTAAAGACCATCCTGCAACACGTGAAG AGTCACCCGAACGCCTGGCCGTTTATGGAGCCTGTAAAAAAAACTGAAGCCCCTGGTTATTACCAAGTGATCCGCTTCCCTATGG ATCTGAAGACCATGACGGAGCGACTGAAGAGCAGGTACTACACCACGCGCAAGCTTTTCATGGCCGACATGCAGCGCATCTTTACCAACTGTCGCGAGTATAACCCGCCCGAGAGTGAGTACTACAAGTGTGCCAACCTACTGGAGAAGTTCTTCTACACCAAGATCAAGGAGGCAGGCCTCATAGAGAAATAG
- the sgo1 gene encoding LOW QUALITY PROTEIN: shugoshin 1 (The sequence of the model RefSeq protein was modified relative to this genomic sequence to represent the inferred CDS: substituted 1 base at 1 genomic stop codon), whose amino-acid sequence MARERGQKKSFQQSLEDIKEKMKEKRNKRLASASSTNRGRSKIINKTSAGNVRQVILKGVQLNNKALALALQAEKEKVRQAQGVVLQLKREQQALFLHLLLLKRRLKEQEAQTNAKQVXTANVLDEPPKPGRVLSPTSLDKPLLYVDQVLSSEPRATEGAGQDDVVVQLALPRTVGVRRRRGESRRRSERVRERRSIGEVNTGTALEGSLEGPVQDLAGAPAESPIQREGRTKNHTQEVEMETAEPIGSEEFEHSTPEPPPPKPISQQPPRRRQAQPPRPKPEPAARKPERGRKADRAPLKKPWENSKPRARSKSRDRSATRSKAGATAAPAQQGDKLNTSLGFNDTFDFDCEEAVHLTPFRGKAEDGQPATPIQEEIIEKGRGQALAPCSPPESSSSSSESEDSPYVPQRGVRRLNTREEPVAVPLRRGRPPKASREKENLFPKSDNVQRVSTRGEESSPRPMVSVEELHLPQSPGCVFVDSPGPVAEEAAESQPEPQRKEEEALLPVTPGVEAEMMRIDDVLSTFGDPPSPPHALPTVKPCRRGGLGVRAGRGFSLCDITNVSPAAYRKFPSTSSRPSTSSRPSDRCSTPVPARKRRCTMTVDYKEPSLTAKLRRGDKFTDTKFLRSPIFKQKPRNSMKSSQQPTEKYNESFVGCL is encoded by the exons ATGGCTAGGGAGCGGGGGCAAAAGAAGTCTTTCCAGCAGAGTTTGGAAGATATTaaggagaagatgaaggagaagagaaacaAACGGCTGGCCAGTGCTTCTTCAACAAACAGAGGACGCTCCAAAATTATCAACAAAACCAGCG cggGCAATGTGAGGCAGGTCATCCTGAAAGGCGTGCAGCTCAACAACAAGGCTCTGGCTTTGGCCCTGCAGGCGGAGAAGGAGAAGGTACGTCAGGCTCAAGGTGTCGTTCTGCAGCTGAAGAGGGAGCAGCAGGCCCTGTTCCTTCACCTGTTGTTGCTCAAGAGGAGGCTGAAGGAACAGGAAGCTCAGACCAACGCCAAGCAGGTATAGACAGCtaat GTACTGGATGAGCCTCCAAAGCCAGG AAGAGTGTTGAGCCCCACCAGCCTGGATAAGCCTCTGCTCTATGTGGATCAAGTCCTCAGCTCAG AACCTCGGGCTACTGAAGGGGCGGGACAGGATGACGTGGTCGTACAGCTGGCTTTGCCCCGCACCGTTGGCGTCAGgcggagacggggagagagcaggagacggTCTGAGCGCGTGCGGGAGCGCCGCTCCATCGGCGAGGTGAACACCGGCACGGCTCTGGAGGGTTCTCTGGAGGGCCCGGTGCAGGACCTGGCAGGAGCCCCAGCAGAGAGCCCAAtccaaagagaggggaggaccaagaaccacacacaggaagtggaaaTGGAGACGGCTGAACCGATTGGCTCAGAGGAGTTTGAACACTCCACCCCAGAACCACCACCTCCTAAACCAATCAGTCAACAGCCGCCTCGGAGGAGACAGGCGCAGCCTCCCCGTCCTAAACCTGAACCTGCAGCACGGAAGCCAGAGAGGGGGCGAAAGGCCGACCGCGCTCCTCTCAAGAAGCCCTGGGAGAACTCTAAACCCAGAGCGCGCTCCAAAAGCCGCGACAGGTCGGCCACGCGCTCCAAAGCCGGAGCTACGGCGGCGCCTGCACAACAGGGGGACAAACTGAACACATCTCTTGGTTTTAATGACACGTTCGACTTTGACTGTGAGGAGGCGGTGCACCTCACGCCCTTCAGGGGCAAAGCTGAGGATGGCCAGCCAGCCACGCCCATCCAGGAAGAGATCATAGAAAAGGGGCGGGGGCAGGCACTGGCGCCTTGTTCTCCTCCAGAGTCCAGTTCCTCTTCGTCAGAGTCAGAGGATAGCCCTTATGTTCCTCAGAGGGGTGTCAGGAGACTGAACACCCGGGAGGAGCCGGTGGCCGTGCCTCTTCGCCGAGGACGCCCCCCAAAAGCCAGCCGAGAGAAGGAGAACCTCTTCCCTAAATCTGACAACGTACAACGTG TCTCCACTAGAGGAGAAGAATCCAGTCCCAGACCTATGGTGTCTGTGGAAGAACTGCATCTCCCACAATCCCCCGGGTGTGTCTTTGTTGACAGTCCTGGTCCAGTggcagaggaggcagcagagagccaACCAG AACcccagagaaaggaagaggaggctcTACTTCCTGTCACCCCCGGTGTGGAAGCAGAGATGATGAGGATCGACGACGTCCTGTCCACTTTCGGCGATCCTCCTTCTCCGCCCCACGCCCTGCCCACAGTCAAGCCATGCAGGCGAG GTGGGCTTGGTGTCAGGGCAGGGCGGGGCTTCAGTCTGTGTGATATCACCAATGTGTCCCCCGCAGCATATCGCAAGTTCCCCTCCACCAGCTCCCGCCCCTCCACCAGCTCCCGCCCCTCTGACCGGTGCTCCACCCCAGTCCCCGCTCGCAAGCGCCGCTGCACCATGACGGTCGACTACAAGGAGCCATCGTTGACTGC GAAACTCAGACGAGGAGACAAGTTCACAGACACCAAGTTTTTGCGGTCTCCCATCTTCAAGCAGAAACCCAGGAATTCGATGAAAAGCAGCCAGCAGCCGACCGAAAAATACAATGAATCGTTCGTGGGTTGTCTTTAA